The DNA segment GTTTATTTTGGCGCTCTCTTAAATTCAATGATAAACAGCAGGCAAATCCCTCCAGTCAGCAGGAATATATCAATAAAATATTGACTCagagtttgaaagaaaagaaaacaagacgaACTTgtagaaaagggaataaaaggcATTTTAGGAGGTGGCATAgtctggagaaggaaaaaaaaaaaaaataatcacacaacaCCTTTCACGTGATTTGTTTGGCTTTACAGTGCAGCGCTTAGGCCTCGGCTTGTTCCTGGCTTCTAAAAGTGAGACCGGCTCGGAGCACGGCACACCGAGGCAGGAAAATGGTTCGTTGGAAGTTTGCGAGGGATGGATGGGAGAGCAGGAATTCCCAGTCTCCCATCtagccccttccaacccctaccattctgtgtgattttcCGAGGAACTCTCAAAGTCGTTGCGCAGCCATGAGCTGGCCCGGAACGAAACACGGGACGAATAAATGaattttttgctttcctcttgaTGTTTTGCCTCAGTAAACTATAGAGGATTTAGCTTGAAATTACAATGAGcgcactgcaaaacagaaaatctgcttATTGACtggtgtgaaagggtggtgtaaCACTGGCAGCGCCGTTTCCGAAAACTCTGAGTGAGTTTTGGATGCCTCTTTGCTGTTGAGGTGTCCCGCTTTTGGAAGGGTCCTGCATGAAAATTGGGCCTGTTTGACGCCTCTCAGGTTGGATACGTGAAAACGAAAGCGCTCCCAATCCTATTCGCTTGTGAAGGAACGAAGATTATCAAACTTTTCTTTTGCAGTGCCAGTTGTCAGTTTGCCATTTCGTGTATGGGATGGGCCGGTGGTgcctgccctggctgggcagggatcACACGATTAACCTTAATTCTGtcttttgtaattattttcaagCCAAAATGCTTTTCCGGTTAGCTAAAGAAATGAGAGACGAATCTGTACCTTTTCGCTACACCGCGGTTGTTAACGGGGACAGAAACGCTGTCTACAGGAGTTTTTTTAAGTGAGTTAGCCAGTGAAAAGATTTCAGAAGTGAAAGTTAGCCTGGGTAGTCCTATAATCacaaatagtttattttcacAGAGGTTACATAGCACTGGAACTGACTCTGGGAACAGACGAGATTGCAATTtcaaggggttggggggggaggacGCTGTCTGCAGAAAGTGTCAGAGTTTCTTACCTAACCAAATAATCTGCTCTAACTGTTGTGATTAAgttggaaagaatttcttccctgtTGGCCAACGATAATACTTGAAAAATCAATAAACAGCCTGTTAGAGCACACGGAACTCATCCTGCTTTGTGCGAGAGGAGGTTTCTGCTGGCTTCGGTGACTCAAGTCCCCAAGTATTTTGACTTAATGATCTTTGCTCCGAAAGGTCAAATGTCATTAACTTTGCTGATAAGTATCAACGCTTCAGTCTGAATTCGGGGAAATATGGCTGTTGTCATCAAAAGCAAAGTCCGGACATGGTTGGGATGAATTTTGACCAACGCTGGGAAAGCCAAATGAGGATTTAACTAGAAGTGGCAATTGCGTGTCTTAGGTAGGACCCTTTACTCCTTTCCCTTCCGTAGGGCAGAGCACTGCAGCAACCTGTTACTCAAACATCCCAAATATAATGAAGCACACAATTCCCGACCCGTCAGCGCCCGAGATGAGCTGCTCCAAGCCCTGCAAACGGGGAAATGCGGCCATGCCGTGCTGTTGCCAGGTTATCGCCGAATAAATAAGGGTGCAGCCTTCTCCAACTGCAAAATAACTTCGGGCAGCCTCAGCACAGGCTTCCCTGCGAGCCGGCGGGGCCAGTGACCCGGGGCAAGCTGGCCACAGGGCTACCCGGCACGCTTGCCACTCACTCGCAGAGGGCATGGGGCTCCTCCACGGTGTCCATGCCCACCTGGGACATGACCACGGGGGATGCTCTGCCAGGTGAACCTCAAGCATTCGCTTTCATCTTTCCTGTGGTTTTCCACTCAGGAAGGGGAGGATCTGGCTGCAGATGTAGGAATACGGGTcgggctgggaagggggaaagcTCAGGAAAGCATAGGTGCCTTTGGTGTGAGGGAAGGCACGAGAGAAGGGAGGCGAAGATAAAATTGCATCCCGGTGAGGGAGCTTTCAGTGCGCGTCGCTTGTGGCTTACGGTTACTTTGGGGTTTGCTacagattttctcttccttcctgcaTCGCCAGTTTCAGTGGGAAAATGGAGAGATGAAGGACAGGGAGTGAGCGGGACGTGGCGAGGGATGGAGGGAGTGGGGGAGACCTGTGCCGTTGGTGGAAGGAGCAATTAAATAACAATGATGTTAGAGGCAGAGGCAACAATATGAGAGTGAACGTAGCCCTCCGTGGGCCTTGCTGGCGTCGGGAGACCTGCTGTCCTGCACATGGATGGCTGCGTTTAGCCGTACCGGGAGAAGGACGGCAGGACAGGCAGACGCCACAGCGCAGAGCggaagggaggcagcagggagggggaatTTGGGAAGATTTCCTCAAGAACTCAGGGGCAAAAAAGAGGACAAGACCCCATGCTGCCATCCCCACgttggggatgctggtgcccgcAGCGAGCTTTGGCAGGGACAAGGTGATGAGGAGAGGGACAGAGGGTGGCCGGCTGCCGGCTACCTGCCTCCAGGAAGGAGCACCAAGGGGTTTGGGAGCCACCAGGGAGTGGGGCTTCCTGAGAGCTCCCAAAGGACCAGAGCGGTGGGCTGGGGCCAGGAGGAGGGTCCCACGCCATGACCACACTGGCCTCCGGTGGCTCCTTTGGGGTTTTTGGAAGGGAAAgccatgggagagggaaggaggaggctgcCCTCAGGGGCACCTGTTTCTATTTTCATGAAGTGCTTGAAGGGGAAGAGCAATTTTATTACGGCTTAGATTAATTACATCATGCCACTTCTCAAGGAGCTCTATGGTTGCTATTTTTACATTAAACATTAGGGAAGCGTCaagtggaagggggaaaaaaaccccaatctcaGCAGCAGGATTGATCTTAAAAGGAAAGAGTCTGTTATAAAGCCGTAGTTAACTTACAGTGCAGTACAAGGAGCGGTGCCCGACCACGCGTTCAGCCAAGTAACAACAAGATAAAACCGTTCCTGCCAGCTCAGCTCTTTATCGTGCTTCTCCCCCAAGCCAGTGGCTAACACCATTTAGGTAATGACctaaacctcttttttttctctaattttaaaacatgttatCCTTTAGCAACTCAAACTCGCTGTCCTCGTACCAGAAATGGGCTTTGtttcccccctggcacccccccatACCAGACCATGAGATCGTCTACTGTACTGAAAGGAGATTTCCAGCCTGTCTCACTGTATATGTTAGGAGAGTCATTACTGACCTAGTTGTAGACATAATAATGAAAGGCTGAGATTATGAATTATTATGCTTAATTTGTAAGGGattctctgcttttgtgttttgcaaTTCCCATCAGGCTTGAGGATTAAGCCCTGCCGAATTGCACGCTAATACCAATGCGCTTTGAATACGTGTGGGTTTAGATCCCGTGTTTTCCTAATTCgctatttttataaagaacaatTCCACTGGAAATATTTACTTTCCAAAGGATTGTTGGAAGCCCATCCGGAATCTCCTAAGGAAAGGGAGGTGGATGTGCCCTCCATCTGCTCTGGGCTGACTCTAGCTCCCACGTCCAGCGAGTTTCTCTTTCTGCTATGGCCAAACGTCAAGCTGTCGCTCTAACAAAGTACGTGGAAGGCTTTTGCTCTTTGTTAATGAGAGGGAGAGATACCAGTTTGCAACCAGTGCATGGGCTTGCTTTCAATTACAGCTCAAGATAGAGAACATCTTATTTACACACTTTATCTAAGCGCTGTGATGGTGTGAGTTTAGTCCTTACAGTACGTATTCCGAGTGCTCGTAGAGCAGTACAGTGAAGGGGCCGGCAAAACCTAAAGCGCACGCGACGTTCTTCTAGGTATGCCGGCGTTTCAGTGGTAAATCAGCCCACAAGAGCCACAGGAGTCTGCGGGTAGCCAAGGCAGTGACCACGAGCCATGAATAAACTGGTGCTTTGCCACGGTCTGGCCCACCAGCGTGGGGCAAGCTGGTGGCGGCTTCTCTCGGGTGGGACTGACTCCCTGTCGTTGCCGTAGGATGCTCCCGCTGCGCtgccccctgctcctgctgctgctgctgctgctgcccctcagCTCCAGGCCCCAGAAGTTCCCTACCAGAGACGAGGAGCTCTTCCAAATGCAGATCCGGGACAAAGCGTTTTTTCATGATTCGTCCGTCATCCCGGATGGAGCCGAAATTAGCAGCTACCTCTTCCGAGACACCCCTAAAAGGTATTTCTGCCCAGTTCAAATGAGGAAGTTGTACTTCGAAGGTAGTAGCTCTATTTTCCGagtgatttgaaataaaaatgggatccaaaccagaaaaatgcaaatgccgGCGTTCTGTCTGGTGAAGTAAGTAACTATGCGAGTTTCCATCCCAGTCCGGCCTCCCCGGCTGAGGGTCCATCCAGTTTTTATTCGATTTCTGGGACAAGCCCAGAGCTCCCACAGATGGCAGAAGTTCCCTGAAGTGGGGCCACTAACCATGTCCAGAGGCAAAGGGATGGGGGAGGAAATTAGAAACCACAGGCTTACCCCACCACGCTTGTCTCGCTTCATTCTTTCATATTGGGCTTTAAAGAAGCAGCGAACCCCGGTCTGGTCTGAGCTGCCCACTTGCCAGCCTCTCCCTGTGGGTCAGAAAACACTGAGGTTAGGCTGGGGAAAGAACCCGAGACTCCGAAGAGTTCAGGGAAGGCCAGCATTGCCACCTTCCTCCTCGTATCGCACACCTCCTTGAGCCGGCATCGGTGGGGAACAACTTTAAACACTTATTTTACAATAAATGACATGTAGCGCTTGGGGGGATGTGGGAGGACACCTGAAGGTATATGTATCTATATGCGTTTGTAGGGCCCTCACCCGGACATAGCGTAAAATATGCGTCCTGCTTCGAAGAGCATATTCCTAAATTCCAGGAAAGATCCCTTTTCCCTCGTTCATACCTTTGTGACCATTTATACTGTACGTAGTTAGCGTAGGGGTAAAAAGTGAGGCTgatggaggggagggcaggaggccaGAAACCCCTCCGCCGTGTCTGGGCAAGCGAAGCGCGAACTCTGCAGCACCGTGTGAGTCGGGGgactcccctccccagctctcgcCCACCAGCCTTTCCATATTCCCTCTACACACACTCCCGGCTTTTGTCTCCGTTGCCCCACCGAGACCAACCTCGATCATGTCAAATCACGCCGGTTGGCTGCCATCAGGATCTATTGACTTATGGCTCTGTTAACCTTCCCCTAGGTACTTCTTTGTGGTTGAAGAGGACAACACTCCCTTAGCAGTGACAGTGACGCCGTGCGATGCCCCTCTGGAGTGGAAACTGAGTGTGCAAGAGCTCCCAGAGGAAGCCAGCGGAGAAGGTTCAGGTAATAACCAACCAAGGATTTCCCTCGCGCCTCAGAGGCCCGCTTTGCTCCTGGATTCAAAGCCCCTCAGACCAGTCTCGGTGTGATGTTGAATATTGCAGCAGGCCCATATTTATGTTTGGATCTTCAGCCCCAGTCCTGCCGTTGCGCAGGAAACTGGCCACAGGTAGCAACGTGACAAGGAAAagggctattaaaaaaaaggtaaaagtaaAAGTTATGGATACAGAGCGCACTAGATGCTGCCACAACAAACTGCGTTTGCCCAGAGGAACTCAGTTTTACAGGGGGCTTTGCTGTGGGCTGTGCACACAAGATAAGAACTGGAGAGACAGGGCTGGTGTTGCAGCGGGGCTGAGCTCGCCCCTTTGAGGGGACTCGTCTGTAGACACGGAGCTTATTTGCAGATAAACGTAAAACTGCTGCTGAGGGGAGAAGAGTTGTCTGGTTTCCAGAGCTCAGTGGCACACAACCACACTGAACTGTATACACACTtttggccccccccccgccgtatTTAGGCACAAAGTTTTAGCGTGACTCAGAGGGCCAGAGTGAAGGGCCCAAGCCCAGAAACAGGCAGTTTCCACTGGGGAGCTCTACGGCATCTCCTAGTTGGGTGCCTGAAGTAGTCTAGTGGAAGGTATTAGCTACCATTCGTGAGGCTCCATTAATACTGGTCAGGTGCAATTTCTTTTGCATTTGGTTTTAACCCGAGTGCCAGACCAGTGTCCGTCTCGGATTTGACGGAAGTATCTTGCTGAGAAGataaaaccttcctttttttgtctcaCTTTTGTATTTTATGTAGAAGTGTCtattagtgttttattttctcaaatttgcAGATTGTGTCTACTTTGTCTATTTGTCTTGTCGtacaaatgttttgctttgcttataaCCTAGGTGAACCAGAACCTCTTGAGCAACAGAAACAGCAGATTACTAACGAGGAAGGCACAGAGCTGTTCTCTTACAAAGGCAATGACGTGGAGTACTTTGTGTCCTCTAGTTCCCCGTCTGGTTTGTACCAACTAGATCTACTGTCGACAGAGAAAGACACGCATTTTAAAGTGTATGCAACCACTACTCCAGAATCGGACCAACCTTATCCTGAACTACCTTACGATCCCAGAATCGATGTCACTTCTCTGGGACGTACAACGGTGACCCTGGCGTGGAAGCCAAGTCCCACTGCCTCCTTACTGAAACAGCCAATTCAGTATTGCATAGTCATCAATAAAGAGCACAATTTCAAAAGCCTCTGTGCTGTTGAAGCCAAGCTCAGTTCTGACGATGCCTTCATGATGGCTCCAAAACCAGGTCTGGATTTCAGTCCATTTGACTTTGCCCACTTTGGCTTTCCCTCCGACAACAACTCCGGCAAAGAACGTAGTTTCCTAAAATCATCGTCAAAGTTTGGGCGCCAAACATCCTCAAAGCCGAGAGTTGACCTGCATAAAGTTTGTGTCGGGAACAAGAACATCTTCACAGTGTCAGACCTGAAGCCCGATACGCAGTACTACTTCGACATGTTTGCCGTCAATACCAACACTAACATGAGCACCGCATACGTTGGCACCTTTGCCAGAACAAAGGAGGAGGCTAAACAGAAAACAGTCGAACTGAAGGACGGCAAAGTTACAGATGTGTTCATCAAGAGAAAGGGAGCCAAGTTCCTACGGTTTGCTCCCGTTTCATCTCACCAAAAAGTCACCTTCTCCGTTCATTCATGCCTGGATGCTGTTCAGATCCAAGTTAGAAGAGATGGAAAACTTCTCTTCTCTCAAAACGTGGAGGGTGTGCGGCAGTTCCAGCTTCGCGGAAAAGCAAAAGCTAAATATCTCATTAggctgaaaggaagcaaaaaaggtGCTTCTATGCTGAAGATCCTGGCTACAACCAGGCCTAACAAGCAGTcgtttccttctcttcctgaaGATACACGAATCAAAGCCTTTGACAAACTCCGCACATGTTCTTCGGTCACGGTGGCGTGGCTGGGCACTCAGGAGAGAAACAAATTCTGCATCTACAAAAGGGAAGTGGATGACAACTACAacgaagagcagaagaaaagggagcagaaccagtGCTTGGGTCCAGATACGAGGAAGAAATCGGAAAAGGTTCTCTGTAAGTACTTCCACAGCCAGAACATCCAGAAAGCAGTGACCACAGAGACAATCAGAGGCCTGCAGCCTGGCAAGTCCTACCTGCTGGACGTTTACGTGATAGGGCACGGCGGGCACTCCGTGAAATATCAGAGCAAATTGGTGAAAACGAGGAAGTTCTGCTAGTGCCCTTGTACATAGAAATATATGGAACTCCGCTCAGAACATTATCCTACTTCCAAGTATATGGATTGACTACTTGCACAGCTGAGAAGTTGTGACCTGTATTTGTACTGTGTAGAAAAGATATCAACTTGTATATTTATGTTTACATAAGTAATTGTTTGGAGGAACTGAGGCTGGTGCTCTCCGGTAGCATCTGGCAACGGTATAACCATGTGTCCGGTGACCCACACGTGATGCTCGGTAGATGTCCAAGGTAGCAGGAAACCTCGAAGGGACTGGCACTCCTTTGCTTCCATATTGCATGAACtgcttctaaattattttatactTAAAAGGCTGAGATACGTCATTCGTCCACCTTGTTATTCACACACAAAACTCACAGACATACACCCTTTCTCTCAGTGTAGATGGTAGGGcttctgtaaattattttatagagtcttgttttaaatgtttatgtTTCTATGATTGTAAACTATTAAAATCTCTCCCCAATAAAATACAGATCTGAACTAAGTATTAACTGGGCTGCACATGAAGCAGTTTCATTGCTAATGTAAATTCTTACCTAGCTGATTGTCATGTTTAAATACTGTATGTATTTCATGTACAAAGTTGCTATAACGTTATATTCCtgtacataaaattaaaaatattagatTATATaccgtttctttttttcttaacatgcGGAGGGGATTCTTCCCAGACTTGGGGACAGAAGAGGCATGCTGGAACTTGAGCCGAATTCAGCTAGGACATGCCTCTCTTCTGTTGTTCTTCATCTTTTTGGGCAAGGCGACGGAAGTCTAGTAGAATTACTGATGCTACTGAGTCAGTTAAAATCTGCAGGAGAGCGCAGGCCATTGAAAGAGGGGTGGCTGTGCCACACTCGGGGTCTACAGTGACCCAAGCACTAAAGGAGCAGgacagcagagaagagcttcacTTGTCCCGGGTGGGAATGGATCCTGTTTGGTCGTGGTTGCTCGTGCCGCCAGCGCTTCGCAAGGAGCTCGCCGTCTGAGTTAGAGCGACCATACGATCCAAACAAATAACCCACCAGAGAACCAGTTGTTATTTTTGTTAGTTTATCAttgaaaacatttgctttctggATGCTGCTGGTTTTGACCAAAGTAACAGTAAGCTGagaggattattattttttttccattgacgaGAATGGtagtgctaagaaaaaaaaatcccatactttcgtttaaattgcatttatttccatTGTGTAGATTGCTTCACAGTATTAAATGTCTGGATCTCATCTTTTctaacttttcttatttttccacgTCCCCTTCATTGACTCAAAAACTTGTATAGAGCTGCTTAATGGAAAACACACTTCTGAGAGGCAACCAGCCCAGCCCCAGTTCAAGCGGCTAAGAGCAGGATAGTGTCTCAGTCCCGGTAGCGCGGTACAGGTCAGGGCCTCAGGACAGGtaacagcccttttttttttttttcggtcccATCGTACGTACCAGCCAGCAGCGCTCGGGCAGTGGACGTCGGGGCTTATTCAAAGACAGTCTCTGTCTCTTCCTTAGGTGCCTGGCCACAAAACGTCTCACTGCTGTGACTTTAGCACTTGCGGACCCCTCGGGGCTCTGAAGATGAGGGAAAGGGCCCAAAATCCACGTAAAGGCTGAAAGCAGGTTCCTCTTAGGCTGCTCACGGGAGAGAGGAGAACTCTCCACCCCAGGAAAGGTGAGCTCCAGTTTTCCTTGGCCCCGTAGTGCTGAGCTCTTCAGGTTTTCCTCCCTGCTGGCCCCAGTTTGCAGACTGGAGGGCGGCAGCAGGGTTTGGTGGCTGCGCAAGCTCCCGCGCCGTTCCACAGGCTGAGTTTGCTGTGAGGATTCTCCAGGAAAAAGGCAGATACCGCAGCACGAAAACTGATCAGAAGACGCCTGCTGTGTTTAAAGTAATTATGTAATAAACCTAATAATTGAAATTTAGATTTCTCTGGAGGCGATCTCCTCTCCTCATTTGAAAACATCTCTCTGATTTCTTAAAATGAATGACTTGAGTAACGCACGCCCGCTAGATTACCGTGCCAGGGCGTAGGTGACCAGTAGATGACTCCAGCTGGGGATCCCTGAAGGACAGGACTGGGGCACCAGTGACAGATTGCCAGTGGCCAGGGAGATACTTTCCCTACATGTCACTGTCCAAAAAGCTACCAAACCTTTCAGTTAAAGGCAGCACTTGCATCTTTTTAAGCATTTCTCTGTTCACTGCTGCCATTTTTGTGTGGAATGGTGTCCCTTCCACTGGCCGGTTACGATGTTTGCTTGAAAACATATGTTTCGTCACCATTCCAGCTCTGTTTGTTTCCTTTAGCCAGATTTCTCTGTTTGGATATTCATCCAGCTCCCTTGGCGTTTCTGCCTGCTAACCACTTATGTTTGCAGTAtgtcacaaaattaaaaaattcctCAAGATGCATACGTCTTCCCTTTCTGAACACTACGTGttcaaagaaaaatgtcacaATATTTGTCTTTATTCCCGCTGGAATTCTTCTCGTCCCAAACAACTAGCTCTATTTATTCTCCTGGATGAAACTGAAACCATAAAAGTATTACATCTACTAATCATCCCCTTATTATTCAGGTCAAGTGGATCTGAGAGAGGCAGTTCTGATTTTGAAGGACGAGTAAAAATAAGGGCACTGGTCTTTATATAAAGTGCAAATATAAGTCACCCTTAAGTGGGAGGTGACTTAACTATTAAAGTAAAATAGGTATTTACTGGGAAAGCTTCAGACTGTTTGTGAAGCAGAAAGCCCACGTAAGGAGTCATAGCATGGGGCTACCGAAGAGCTCTCCTCGTGCCCCATCGCTGCCGGTCAGCCTGGCCGTGAATGCAGTTCAGGCTGTGTGCGTTTTCATCCTCTGGCTCACGTCATCACCGATTTGCCGCTTTCTGTCCACcgggaaacaaaacaaatctacAGACTCATTTCGCAGGGGCCGCAGAACGACAATAACTTTTAAACCGCTGCCCTGCATTGGGTCTGACTAGGTCACAGATCTGGATCCTGTCATTAATCCACTGTTACATCTCTATCCTTAGTTTCACAtcaaaacacacatgaaaaactTAAAAGAATGTAATAGATGGATACCTGGCATAAaaggtcaaaaaaacccccagtataTCaaatatacatacaaatatatataacatataagGTTTTTTTCTAAGCACAAGGCTGAAGAGgcaattaaaacagaaacataagCTTGGAAATAGAAGGTTAAATGGAGTTCAGCATTCATATTGAGGGTACGTGTCCCTTTGGGAAAGAATGCCATGCTGGGATATGCAGCTGAGGATGACGCAGGGCTACAGGAAAGCCATGTACAGTGGCCCAGCCTGGTGGCCATGCCTCATGAAGGCGTTATCTACTGCAGGACTCTGCCAACACAGAAGAAATCCtctacagattattttttattgtggTTTGTTTCAAAACAAGTAAAGAGTCATTGAGCCGTTGCATACCACGGCAAGATAATCTTCAACACCTTCATCAGTCAAAGCGGAGCTTATCTAGTTTTACTGATTTACTTACTGACAAATCTGGCAGCAGCCTTACAATGTAAGCTTCAAAGAGCCCGCGGGACAAAACGGTCCCTGAGTTACAAAACACCAGTTAAGATTCTGACGGCAGCAGAACTGCGGAATAAATCAATCAGTTATACACGCAGACATACAACTTCAGTTCAAGAATGCCACTTGTAAAAACAAGGTATGGGTCTCACAGCCATATTTGTTTGGGTTCTAAGTAGCACTTTTAAGACTGATAACATACcagggaggaagaaaaccctTATTTGGAATAGCAAACATGTTTCTACCTTAGcgcttggcaaaaaaaaaaaaaaaaagcaatagttGTGGTTGCTCAAAGTCTTTTGAATATTTAGCTTTGAAGTTATCACGTTTGAATACACTCAGTTAAATGGGATGTGAAAATGCACATTATCTAATTCAGTACATAAACAACGACGAGCAACTATGTACCAGAaagcttctttctctccctctctctgcttgGAAACCTATTCCTAAACCTTTGTGGTAGCAGAGATCAGCCCTCGAGTTTTGTGGCAATCCACACATCTTTGGTCCGACTGACCACACAGAGATTGTCCCAGCTCGGCCCAGCACGGCCAGGAATTTGCGTTCTCGGTACTACATCTATTACTTCAAATTACTGTGACTGCAGAGTTCTTTAGAACTAAAGACGCATTTCACTAAAGCGTATCGTTTACCCTTGGCTTGCACTGAGTAGAGAACATGAGGCTGAAGGCTGGTGGACACTATGGAAAGCTTTTACCATATGTTAAAGACTGGCAGTTATCAAATGTTAATCACATACTAGTAAGCCGTTGGTGTTGTACAGAGCCTTAGGAAAAGTCACTATTCGCCCACCCCTGACTGGATCAGTTAGAGAAGCCATCTCTTCCATTTTCTACAAGTGGTACTCGTTTTTATCTTGTCTTGTAAAAAATATACTACTACTAATAAAACCAGCTGCAAACCTCGTACTCCTGAGCGCAGCGTTTAGTTCCAAATGCCAGTTGTCACGCGGCTCTGCTAATCTGGCCAGTGAGATTCTCAGGTTATAAGCCCGCTTTCAGCAAGCACCTCAGGTCAAAGAGttactccagggagaccttctttTTGTGTCTCAGGTAAAAGAATCCAACCCCACACTTTCAGCACGaatgcctttttccccccctcccagttcGTGTGTCAGCTTAATTAGTAGGTACCTGGTACAATTAATGTCGGTTGGGTCCTTGTCTTGTAACGTGATGCTTGGTGTCCGCACGGGGACCTGCCGTGGCTGACGTCAGTGTAGGGGCAGGGCTTCCCCCAAGCAGATCTCATTTCAGGGTTTGGGCTTTGAACTCTGAGGCCCTCCAGAGAGAACAAGGACCGTGTGAATTGACAGCATTTGATAACTAACGTCTGTAGACTGATTTACATTGTTTCTTTGGCCAAGAATGTATTTTAGTATTCGGGAAAAGGAGGttgtttggcttctttttccaCCAATAGTAATCTATATTCTTCCTAA comes from the Chroicocephalus ridibundus chromosome 5, bChrRid1.1, whole genome shotgun sequence genome and includes:
- the NDNF gene encoding protein NDNF isoform X2, with translation MGLLHGVHAHLGHDHGGCSARMLPLRCPLLLLLLLLLPLSSRPQKFPTRDEELFQMQIRDKAFFHDSSVIPDGAEISSYLFRDTPKRYFFVVEEDNTPLAVTVTPCDAPLEWKLSVQELPEEASGEGSGEPEPLEQQKQQITNEEGTELFSYKGNDVEYFVSSSSPSGLYQLDLLSTEKDTHFKVYATTTPESDQPYPELPYDPRIDVTSLGRTTVTLAWKPSPTASLLKQPIQYCIVINKEHNFKSLCAVEAKLSSDDAFMMAPKPGLDFSPFDFAHFGFPSDNNSGKERSFLKSSSKFGRQTSSKPRVDLHKVCVGNKNIFTVSDLKPDTQYYFDMFAVNTNTNMSTAYVGTFARTKEEAKQKTVELKDGKVTDVFIKRKGAKFLRFAPVSSHQKVTFSVHSCLDAVQIQVRRDGKLLFSQNVEGVRQFQLRGKAKAKYLIRLKGSKKGASMLKILATTRPNKQSFPSLPEDTRIKAFDKLRTCSSVTVAWLGTQERNKFCIYKREVDDNYNEEQKKREQNQCLGPDTRKKSEKVLCKYFHSQNIQKAVTTETIRGLQPGKSYLLDVYVIGHGGHSVKYQSKLVKTRKFC
- the NDNF gene encoding protein NDNF isoform X3 — translated: MLCANTRMLPLRCPLLLLLLLLLPLSSRPQKFPTRDEELFQMQIRDKAFFHDSSVIPDGAEISSYLFRDTPKRYFFVVEEDNTPLAVTVTPCDAPLEWKLSVQELPEEASGEGSGEPEPLEQQKQQITNEEGTELFSYKGNDVEYFVSSSSPSGLYQLDLLSTEKDTHFKVYATTTPESDQPYPELPYDPRIDVTSLGRTTVTLAWKPSPTASLLKQPIQYCIVINKEHNFKSLCAVEAKLSSDDAFMMAPKPGLDFSPFDFAHFGFPSDNNSGKERSFLKSSSKFGRQTSSKPRVDLHKVCVGNKNIFTVSDLKPDTQYYFDMFAVNTNTNMSTAYVGTFARTKEEAKQKTVELKDGKVTDVFIKRKGAKFLRFAPVSSHQKVTFSVHSCLDAVQIQVRRDGKLLFSQNVEGVRQFQLRGKAKAKYLIRLKGSKKGASMLKILATTRPNKQSFPSLPEDTRIKAFDKLRTCSSVTVAWLGTQERNKFCIYKREVDDNYNEEQKKREQNQCLGPDTRKKSEKVLCKYFHSQNIQKAVTTETIRGLQPGKSYLLDVYVIGHGGHSVKYQSKLVKTRKFC
- the NDNF gene encoding protein NDNF isoform X1 produces the protein MTICVPPLRLGHQIRSAVCERRMLPLRCPLLLLLLLLLPLSSRPQKFPTRDEELFQMQIRDKAFFHDSSVIPDGAEISSYLFRDTPKRYFFVVEEDNTPLAVTVTPCDAPLEWKLSVQELPEEASGEGSGEPEPLEQQKQQITNEEGTELFSYKGNDVEYFVSSSSPSGLYQLDLLSTEKDTHFKVYATTTPESDQPYPELPYDPRIDVTSLGRTTVTLAWKPSPTASLLKQPIQYCIVINKEHNFKSLCAVEAKLSSDDAFMMAPKPGLDFSPFDFAHFGFPSDNNSGKERSFLKSSSKFGRQTSSKPRVDLHKVCVGNKNIFTVSDLKPDTQYYFDMFAVNTNTNMSTAYVGTFARTKEEAKQKTVELKDGKVTDVFIKRKGAKFLRFAPVSSHQKVTFSVHSCLDAVQIQVRRDGKLLFSQNVEGVRQFQLRGKAKAKYLIRLKGSKKGASMLKILATTRPNKQSFPSLPEDTRIKAFDKLRTCSSVTVAWLGTQERNKFCIYKREVDDNYNEEQKKREQNQCLGPDTRKKSEKVLCKYFHSQNIQKAVTTETIRGLQPGKSYLLDVYVIGHGGHSVKYQSKLVKTRKFC
- the NDNF gene encoding protein NDNF isoform X4 produces the protein MLPLRCPLLLLLLLLLPLSSRPQKFPTRDEELFQMQIRDKAFFHDSSVIPDGAEISSYLFRDTPKRYFFVVEEDNTPLAVTVTPCDAPLEWKLSVQELPEEASGEGSGEPEPLEQQKQQITNEEGTELFSYKGNDVEYFVSSSSPSGLYQLDLLSTEKDTHFKVYATTTPESDQPYPELPYDPRIDVTSLGRTTVTLAWKPSPTASLLKQPIQYCIVINKEHNFKSLCAVEAKLSSDDAFMMAPKPGLDFSPFDFAHFGFPSDNNSGKERSFLKSSSKFGRQTSSKPRVDLHKVCVGNKNIFTVSDLKPDTQYYFDMFAVNTNTNMSTAYVGTFARTKEEAKQKTVELKDGKVTDVFIKRKGAKFLRFAPVSSHQKVTFSVHSCLDAVQIQVRRDGKLLFSQNVEGVRQFQLRGKAKAKYLIRLKGSKKGASMLKILATTRPNKQSFPSLPEDTRIKAFDKLRTCSSVTVAWLGTQERNKFCIYKREVDDNYNEEQKKREQNQCLGPDTRKKSEKVLCKYFHSQNIQKAVTTETIRGLQPGKSYLLDVYVIGHGGHSVKYQSKLVKTRKFC